The following proteins are co-located in the Methylomonas sp. 11b genome:
- a CDS encoding type II toxin-antitoxin system RelE family toxin, with product MKVRFEAKFAKDLRNIKDDKLLAKVKELIIDCQKAESLVELNHVKKLQGYESFYRIRIGDFRIGLEFVSGELIFTRCLHRKDIYKYFP from the coding sequence ATGAAAGTCCGGTTCGAAGCCAAATTTGCTAAAGACTTACGGAATATCAAAGACGATAAATTGCTGGCAAAGGTTAAGGAGCTCATTATTGATTGTCAAAAAGCCGAGTCGTTGGTCGAGCTAAATCATGTCAAAAAACTTCAAGGCTATGAGAGCTTTTATCGGATACGGATTGGCGATTTCAGAATCGGACTGGAGTTTGTGAGCGGCGAGCTAATTTTTACCCGTTGCTTACACAGAAAAGATATTTATAAATACTTTCCATAG
- a CDS encoding regulatory protein RecX encodes MPSLSTAIERRQQIEAVCLRLLSRREHSRRELLDKLALRGFNRDEAEPVIDGMAELNWQNDERYTECYVRQRIRSGYGPVRIRYELQQRGINDVDLDAHAEELGGWQTVLLEVYSRKYDDEKLRSQNEWLKRSRFLQQRGFSGEMIKRLFAELKIKLRRADAS; translated from the coding sequence ATGCCGAGTTTGTCGACGGCGATTGAGCGTCGGCAACAAATTGAAGCAGTCTGCCTAAGGTTGTTGTCCCGGCGCGAACATAGCCGCCGGGAATTACTGGACAAATTGGCTTTGCGTGGATTTAACCGCGATGAAGCTGAGCCGGTCATCGATGGGATGGCCGAGCTGAATTGGCAAAACGACGAACGCTACACCGAATGTTATGTTCGGCAGCGTATCCGTAGCGGATACGGGCCAGTGCGAATTCGTTATGAGCTACAACAGCGCGGTATCAACGATGTCGATCTGGATGCGCATGCCGAGGAGCTGGGCGGATGGCAAACCGTGCTGCTGGAGGTGTATTCGCGTAAATACGACGACGAAAAATTGCGGAGCCAAAATGAATGGTTGAAGCGTAGTCGCTTTTTACAGCAACGCGGTTTCAGCGGCGAGATGATTAAACGCTTGTTTGCGGAATTGAAGATTAAGTTGCGTAGGGCTGACGCCAGTTAG
- the recA gene encoding recombinase RecA, translated as MDENKKKALGAALMQIEKQFGKGSVMRMGDVAASRDIEVVSTGSLSLDIALGVGGLPRGRVIEIYGPESSGKTTLTLQTIAQMQKLGGTAAFVDAEHALDPVYAQKIGVNIEDLLVSQPDTGEQALEITDMLVRSGAVDIVVIDSVAALTPKAEIEGDMGDSHMGLQARLMSQALRKLTANIKRSNTLVIFINQLRMKIGVMFGNPETTTGGNALKFYASVRLDIRRIGSIKKGDEVIGNETRVKVVKNKVAPPFKQADFEILYGEGVSFFGELVDLGVEFGFVQKSGSWYAYNNEKIGQGKDNAKQFLRDNPDKAAELEKAIREKAFAKLAAAPAAVSEDDDAEFVDGD; from the coding sequence ATGGACGAAAACAAGAAAAAGGCGCTGGGCGCCGCGTTGATGCAGATCGAAAAGCAATTCGGCAAAGGCTCCGTGATGCGGATGGGCGACGTCGCCGCCAGTCGCGATATCGAAGTGGTGTCCACCGGTTCGCTGTCCTTGGATATTGCCCTGGGTGTCGGTGGTTTACCTCGCGGTCGGGTCATCGAAATTTACGGACCGGAATCGTCCGGTAAAACCACATTAACGCTGCAAACCATCGCGCAAATGCAAAAACTGGGCGGCACGGCGGCGTTTGTCGATGCCGAGCACGCGCTGGACCCGGTTTATGCGCAAAAGATCGGCGTCAATATCGAAGACCTGCTGGTGTCGCAGCCCGATACCGGCGAGCAAGCCCTGGAAATCACCGACATGCTGGTGCGCTCCGGCGCGGTAGACATTGTCGTCATCGACTCGGTGGCAGCCTTAACCCCAAAAGCCGAGATAGAAGGCGACATGGGTGACTCGCATATGGGCTTGCAGGCGCGATTAATGTCGCAAGCCTTGCGTAAACTCACCGCCAACATCAAACGTTCCAATACGCTGGTGATTTTTATCAACCAATTGCGGATGAAAATTGGGGTGATGTTCGGCAACCCGGAAACCACCACCGGCGGCAATGCCTTGAAGTTTTATGCCTCGGTGCGTCTGGATATTCGCCGCATCGGTTCGATCAAGAAAGGCGACGAGGTAATCGGCAACGAAACGCGCGTCAAAGTGGTTAAAAACAAAGTCGCACCGCCGTTTAAACAAGCCGACTTCGAAATTCTGTACGGCGAAGGCGTGTCTTTCTTCGGCGAGTTGGTGGATTTAGGTGTGGAGTTTGGCTTCGTGCAAAAGTCCGGTTCCTGGTATGCCTACAATAACGAGAAAATCGGCCAAGGCAAGGACAATGCCAAGCAGTTCTTACGGGATAATCCGGACAAAGCCGCCGAATTGGAAAAAGCTATCCGCGAAAAAGCCTTTGCCAAGTTAGCGGCCGCACCGGCAGCAGTCAGTGAAGACGACGATGCCGAGTTTGTCGACGGCGATTGA
- a CDS encoding cobyrinate a,c-diamide synthase has translation MLISAPASGQGKTTVTAALAYHHRQQGRRVRVFKTGPDFIDPQILAFACGQPVYQLDLWMMGEAHCRELLYRAAGEADLILIEGVMGLFDGDSSSADLAQALAMPVAAVIDAQGMAQTFAAVAYGLANYRPGLPFAGAIANKVGSAGHARMLQEALPAGMPLLAAISRDDAVGLPSRHLGLLQADEIGDLDARLARAAELLNSFTSCVLPAPVAFANVSANPPPRLLAGKRIAVARDAAFSFIYQANLDCLRAMGAELAFFSPLADSVLPAVDSVYLPGGYPELHLQALAGNVAMKQALAAHHRAGKAIYAECGGFLYLLDSLADKEGQRAAMVGLLSGSAAMQTRLANLGMHSLQLEQGEIRGHSFHFSKLETALEPFATSTAQRSFGHGEGFFRCGSLQASYLHLYFPFNPQLAAGFFYGL, from the coding sequence ATGTTGATCAGCGCTCCGGCTTCCGGGCAAGGCAAAACTACCGTCACCGCCGCGCTGGCTTATCACCATAGGCAGCAAGGCCGCCGGGTAAGGGTGTTCAAAACCGGCCCGGATTTCATCGATCCGCAAATTTTGGCTTTCGCTTGCGGACAGCCTGTTTACCAGCTGGATTTATGGATGATGGGCGAGGCGCATTGCCGCGAGTTGTTGTACCGAGCCGCAGGCGAAGCGGATTTGATATTGATCGAAGGGGTGATGGGTTTGTTCGACGGCGATAGCAGTAGCGCCGATCTGGCCCAGGCCTTGGCGATGCCTGTCGCGGCGGTGATCGACGCGCAAGGCATGGCGCAAACCTTTGCTGCCGTGGCTTACGGCTTAGCCAATTACCGGCCTGGTTTGCCGTTTGCCGGCGCGATAGCCAACAAGGTCGGCAGTGCCGGTCATGCCAGGATGCTTCAGGAAGCCTTGCCGGCGGGCATGCCTTTGTTGGCGGCAATCAGTCGAGACGACGCGGTGGGTTTGCCGTCCCGTCATTTGGGTTTGCTGCAAGCCGATGAAATTGGCGATCTGGATGCCCGGCTGGCGCGCGCCGCGGAATTATTAAACAGCTTTACGTCCTGTGTTTTGCCGGCCCCAGTCGCGTTTGCCAACGTTTCCGCCAATCCGCCGCCGCGCTTGCTGGCAGGTAAACGCATCGCGGTGGCGCGCGATGCGGCGTTTTCGTTTATCTACCAAGCCAATCTGGATTGTTTGCGAGCGATGGGTGCCGAGTTGGCATTCTTCTCGCCGCTGGCCGATAGTGTCTTGCCGGCGGTCGATAGCGTTTATTTGCCGGGCGGCTACCCTGAACTGCATCTGCAAGCGTTGGCAGGCAACGTGGCGATGAAGCAGGCTTTAGCTGCGCATCATCGCGCTGGTAAAGCCATCTATGCCGAATGCGGCGGTTTTTTGTATTTGCTGGATAGTCTGGCGGACAAGGAAGGCCAGCGAGCGGCGATGGTAGGTTTGTTATCCGGTAGCGCCGCCATGCAAACTAGGTTAGCCAACCTCGGTATGCATAGTCTGCAATTGGAGCAGGGCGAGATTCGCGGCCACAGCTTTCATTTTTCCAAACTGGAAACCGCTCTGGAACCGTTCGCTACCTCCACCGCGCAACGCAGCTTTGGGCATGGCGAAGGCTTTTTCCGCTGCGGCTCCTTACAAGCCTCATATCTGCACTTGTATTTTCCTTTCAACCCGCAACTCGCTGCCGGCTTTTTCTACGGTTTGTAG